In Polyodon spathula isolate WHYD16114869_AA chromosome 27, ASM1765450v1, whole genome shotgun sequence, one DNA window encodes the following:
- the LOC121301393 gene encoding MOB kinase activator 3A-like, whose product MSMALKQVFNKDKTFRPKRKFEQGTQRFDLHKKAQASLNAGLDLKQAVLLPHGEALSDWVAVHAVDFFNRINLIYGTISESCTDESCPVMSGGPKYEYRWQDEHKYKKPTALPAPKYMNLLMDWIEMQINNEDIFPTNVGTPFPKNFMQVAKKILSRLFRVFVHVYIHHFDRVLQMGAEAHVNTCYKHFYYFVKEFNLIDHKELDPLKEMTARICH is encoded by the exons ATGTCGATGGCACTCAAGCAAGTGTTCAACAAGGACAAAACGTTCCGGCCCAAGCGCAAGTTTGAGCAGGGCACCCAGCGCTTCGACCTGCATAAGAAGGCGCAGGCGTCTCTGAATGCCGGGCTGGATCTGaagcaggctgtgctgctgcCTCACGGGGAGGCGCTCAGCGACTGGGTGGCGGTTCACGCTGTGGACTTCTTCAACCGCATCAACCTGATCTACGGTACCATCAGCGAGTCCTGCACCGACGAGTCCTGCCCCGTCATGTCTGGCGGCCCCAAGTATGAGTACCGCTGGCAGGACGAGCACAAGTATAAGAAGCCCACCGCCCTCCCCGCACCCAAGTACATGAACCTGCTGATGGACTGGATTGAGATGCAGATCAATAATGAGGACATCTTCCCCACCAATGTTG GTACCCCCTTCCCAAAGAACTTCATGCAGGTGGCGAAGAAGATCCTGTCCCGTCTCTTCCGAGTCTTCGTGCATGTCTACATCCACCACTTCGACCGGGTCCTGCAGATGGGGGCCGAGGCACACGTCAACACCTGCTACAAGCACTTCTATTACTTCGTCAAAGAGTTCAACCTCATAGACCACAAGGAGCTGGACCCGCTG AAAGAAATGACAGCCCGGATCTGTCATTGA
- the LOC121301391 gene encoding tyrosine-protein kinase ZAP-70, with amino-acid sequence MPDPAADLPFFYGSISRQEAEEQLKLAGMADGLFLLRQCLRSLGGYVLTVACDVRIHHYPIERQLNGTFAIAGGKPHCGPEELCEFYSKNPDGLVCTLRKPCLRQSGTLPKAGVFDSLRDNMLREYVRQTWNLEGDAVEQAIISQAPQLEKLIATTAHEKMPWYHGSISREEGERRLYSGMQPDGKFLIRDRKEAGTFALSMMYGKSVYHYQIILDKSGKYSMPEGTKFDTVWQLVEYLKIKPDGLIHTLQEPCTNPNHTAVIPTPNLPSYKRPVGHNGYTPPPKAPEVPSGQRPLLPMDTSVYESPYSDPEELKDKKLFLKREQLMIDEMELGSGNFGCVKKGVYKMRRKQIDVAIKVLKSENEKGAKEEMMKEAEIMHKLDNPYIVRMIGVCEAENLMLVMEMASGGPLNKFLSTKKDEISVENVVELMHQVSMGMLYLEQKNFVHRDLAARNVLLVNQHYAKISDFGLSKALGANDNYYKARSAGKWPLKWYAPECINFHKFSSKSDVWSFGVTMWEAFTYGQKPYRKMKGPEVMQFIEAGNRMERPPVCPEEMFTVMTDCWIFK; translated from the exons ATGCCGGACCCGGCTGCGGACCTACCCTTCTTCTACGGCAGCATCAGCCGGCAGGAGGCGGAGGAGCAGCTGAAGCTGGCGGGCATGGCGGACGGGCTCTTCCTGCTGCGGCAGTGCCTGCGCAGTCTGGGCGGGTACGTGCTGACAGTCGCGTGCGACGTGCGCATCCACCACTACCCCATCGAGCGGCAACTGAACGGCACCTTCGCCATCGCCGGAGGCAAGCCCCACTGCGGCCCAGAGGAGCTTTGCGAGTTCTACTCCAAGAACCCCGACGGCCTGGTGTGCACCCTTCGGAAGCCCTGCCTGCGCCAGAGCGGCACCCTGCCCAAGGCCGGCGTCTTCGACAGCCTGCGGGACAACATGCTGCGCGAGTACGTGCGGCAGACATGGAATCTGGAG GGGGACGCAGTGGAGCAGGCCATCATCAGCCAGGCCCCTCAGCTGGAGAAGCTGATTGCCACCACAGCCCACGAGAAGATGCCCTGGTACCACGGCTCCATCTCCAGAGAGGAGGGTGAGCGGAGACTCTACTCTGGAATGCAGCCAGATGGGAAGTTCCT AATAAGAGACCGGAAGGAAGCGGGGACGTTCGCTCTCTCGATGATGTACGGGAAATCAGTCTACCATTACCAGATCATCCTGGACAAGTCAGGGAAATACTCCATGCCTGAAGGAACTAAATTCGATACCGTATGGCAG CTCGTGGAATATCTCAAGATCAAACCAGATGGATTGATTCACACGCTGCAGGAGCCATGCACGAACCCCAACCACACAGCTG tCATCCCAACTCCAAACCTGCCCTCATATAAA aGACCTGTAGGTCATAATGGATACACCCCGCCTCCAAAAG CTCCAGAGGTGCCGAGCGGCCAGCGCCCGCTCCTGCCCATGGACACCAGCGTGTACGAGAGCCCCTACAGTGACCCTGAGGAGCTCAAGGACAAGAAGCTTTTCCTGAAGAGGGAGCAACTGATGATCGACGAGATGGAGCTCGGCTCGGGCAACTTCGGCTGCGTCAAGAAGGGCGTCTACAAGATGAGGAG GAAGCAGATCGACGTGGCGATCAAGGTTCTGAAGAGTGAGAATGAGAAGGGAGCGAAGGAAGAGATGATGAAGGAGGCGGAGATCATGCACAAGCTGGACAACCCCTACATCGTGCGCATGATCGGGGTGTGCGAGGCAGAGAACCTCATGCTGGTCATGGAGATGGCATCAGGGGGCCCACTCAACAAGTTCCTTTCCACCAAGAA GGATGAGATCTCCGTGGAGAACGTGGTGGAGCTGATGCACCAGGTATCCATGGGAATGCTCTACCTGGAGCAGAAGAACTTTGTGCATCGGGACCTGGCTGCCAGGAACGTGCTTCTGGTCAACCAGCATTACGCCAAGATCAGCGACTTCGGCCTGTCAAAGGCCCTGGGAGCCAATGACAATTACTACAAG GCTCGTTCCGCTGGAAAGTGGCCTCTGAAGTGGTATGCTCCGGAATGCATCAACTTCCACAAGTTCTCGAGCAAGAGTGACGTGTGGAGCTTTGGGGTCACCATGTGGGAGGCCTTTACCTACGGGCAGAAACCCTACAGG AAAATGAAAGGGCCTGAGGTGATGCAGTTCATCGAGGCTGGCAATCGAATGGAGCGCCCGCCTGTGTGCCCGGAGGAAATGTTCACCGTTATGACAGACTGCTGGATCTTCAAGTAA